The Halobacillus ihumii genomic sequence TGCTCATACAAGGATGTCCTCGGACCATTGAACGAGAATTTTCCTGCTACGCTCATTTCCCGGGAATGCATAAGTAATCCACCTTCGCTGGTAACATCAAGCTCCATCTTTGTCGATAAGCATCCAGACTTTCCTAGATCATCTACTAATGACTGCTTTTCATTGTCGTAAGACATCACGGCATCAAAGCCGCGAATAGCATACGGGAAGAAAAAGCGACGAATGTAACTAATTGATTCACGACCCCGCTCATCCACATAAGCATAGTTTTCCATGGTAAAAGGGACCTCTTTCCCTCGCTCAGCAAAAATGAGATGATCTTTTGATCCGATGTTTAAAAAAGGACGAAGAAAAAGAGGAGTCCCCCGGATTTCTGTCATACGCCCTTGACCAAGGACCATTAATTTTTGATCACTCGTTAAACCAAATTTCTTTTGCAATTCAGGGTGCAGTTGATCGAACTTTTCTCCTAACGCTTGATGATAAATGGATTTCAAGTGAATCTTCCTCCTTATTTAAGGTTGTATGTAAGTGGGCTTTACTAAGCAGCCCACATTAAATCACATGACTTCTTCAGCAAAATCACTGATTGAGTAGCCTTTTCGTTGTTTCATCAGCCACCCTTGCTTCTCTAATTGACTGAACAACCGCTGGATATGTTTTGGCGGCCACTTATTCAACAGGCCAAACCAGCGGGTTTCGTGAAGCTTGAGGCGCCGCAGCTTGTTTGTAGATTTACCCGCAAGCACTTGCACGAGTGTATGAGCAGGATGTTCTGTTCCATAATAGTGAACCAGATCAAGAACTTGCTGAACATCTGAATAGTTTAATTCACGTCCTTTGATCGTAATAATAACGTCTTCCTCCGTGTATTCCGCTTCATCAAGCTGGACCTGCAGCTGATGAAGCAGAGCCACAGCCTTTGCATTCACCTGATCATCGATATGACTCCGCCAGGCAAACAGTCGTTTGAACAGGCTCACATCACTTAGTTCTACCCTTGAGAGCCATAGTAAAAGTGACTCCGATCCCCTTTGAGGAAGTGCTGAGCTGGAGAGCTTATGATGCATTTCAAGCAGAGGATACGCATCAACGACGGCTGAATCCTCCTGATATCTTTCAATTTGTCTGGCTACAGATAGTGCCGCATCTAAAGTATGCTGCACAGGACGAAGTTTCCCTTTCATGTTGATCAACTCTTGAATTTGACGAGTGAGACCTTTGTTTTGTAATGCAATTTCATTAAATTGGCGCTCGATGGTTTCGATTCGCTTGTGGGCACGCTCCACATGATATTCTTCCTGTAACGAGACCTGATCACTGTCAAGATGATAGTAAACTGTATAGTCACAGTAATCACATCTACAGCCGACAGTCCTTTCAATGGAATAGAACTGCAATTGCTTATCATGGCTGCACATCTCCATACGTCCTGTAAACCATTGCTTTGGAAAAGTTCGAAATGGTCTCATCACAATAGTAACACGGTCTCGCCATCTGGCTACATCTTCCGGATATTTGAGTTGGGAAAGTAATGCGGATTGATTCATTTGCTCGACAGCTTCTATGACGTCACGCTTGCTCTGAGTCAATTGAACGAGCGGATGCTTATCAAAGCTTGCAGCTATTTTTTCTAACCAATAGTTTCGTGAATACTCTGCTATTTCAGCTACAAACAGATGGTCATTAAGAACTTGAATTAAGTGTTGTTCCAATTTTTCCGATGATAATTGCGTAACATCTGTGTCGTAAAGAAACCGCTTATCGAAAGGCAGACCAGCCTTTCTGGAAAGTTCAGTCCAAAGAAATAATTCCGGTCTAATTAGATAAGGGTTTAACGTATCATCTTTAATAAAAGAGACAGGTAAAACGGTGTTCCCCTCAACTGATAAATAACGCTGCAGCCGATCTAATGGTAAATCTCTATACTTTACCTGATCAGCGATCACTTCATTAATTCGCGATAACAATCCTCGTTCGAACTTATGACCGATCGAGCGTATTTGTTTGTTCATGTTTCCAATAGGAGTAAGAATAATGTACGGGTAGCGATCGTTCTTGTAAGTCATACTTTCTGGCAGTCCCATAATGATTTCCCCTTTTAGAATTGAAGGATATACTACTATTATAGAAAAAGTATGTAAACTTACCAATAAATATTGTAATTTTGGGCTTAATCATGCGTCTTCCTTAATTTTATCATCAGAAATGATTTAAGTGGACAAAATTTCGACGGGATAATCCAGAAACAGACCAGATTCAATCACCCCGGGGAGAGCGCTGATCTCTTGTTCCATTGTTGAGGTGATTTCTTCAAACTTAACATCTAACAACACGTTTCCTGCTTCTGTTATAACAGGCCCATCCTTTGACACTGCCATCCTCAAATTTACAGATTCAGGACTTAAAGCATCGTACAGTTTCGTTTCCACTAAATGGATTGCCCTGGGATCTACTTCAATAGGCACAGCAAAAGCAGCCCCGAGCTCCGATACAAACTTACTTTCATCTACGAGAATGAACGTTTTTTGGGCGCTAGCCATCACAAGCTTCTCAGCGAACAATGCTCCGCCGCGTCCTTTAATCAGCCTTTTCATGCCATCGACTTCATCTGCCCCATCAAATCCCCAATCAGGTCTCGCTGCAGTTAACGTCGTTACAGGGATTCCGAGAACTGTACAGTTGAGAGCCGCTTCTTTAGAGGTAGGAATTGCACGAACGTTCATCCGCTCTTTTTTCACCCGCTCAGCGATAGCTTGTAATGCTAGAAAGGCTGTAGAGCCGGATCCTACTCCTATCACGTCTCCATCTTTCACAAAATCACCCACCCGCTCCGCTACCTGCATTTTGTCCGATTGATTAGAGATTTCTCCTGACCAATTCAGTATGTTAGCTAATGAGTTATTCCACGTCATTTCTATCACCTCGTCTTTTTTGTTATTCCCCAATTTCTTGTAAAAAAACAGGCTCAATTTCTTCATGTGAATGAGTAATTCTCATATATTGCACGGCAAGGAGTTTGGCAAGTAAAAAAGGAAGCATCTCCCAAGTCTAGGCAAGTAGAAATTTTGAAATAAATATTATTAAATTCAGCCGTTCCATCATCTAAATTAGTAGAAGGTGGGAGGGGAAATAGCTCGCTTTCCGTGGGCGTACGGTGAGTCTCCTCGGCTTCGCCTGCGGGGCCTCACCCTGTACTATAATCCCACAGGAGTCTCGCATATCCCCTCCCACCTTTCTTTTAAAGGAGGAAGGAACGACTCCATCGCTGTAGACTCCATGACCATTGGTGGATGAGGATATCCGTTGAAGCAACTATTACCCAGCATTTTACAACCCGATTTTATTAAGATGGTTCCGTTTCTCCCATTCGCCTATAAAGAATACGGAACCTTACTCAGATTCAACAAAATTGTGGAGCAACACGAATAGAAAGTGTCTGGCAATCTTATTTTTGTAAAAGAACCATTATGAAATGGACTCATGTATCAGGCAATGAATGAATACCTTAAACATAATATAAGAGAAAACATCATGAGGAGGGAATCTCATGAGAAACGCCTACATCAAATTCACCATATTTTGTCTTTTTTTATTGCTGGCCTTACTTTATGTAATGTTAAGGTAATAGCCCCACCTGCCGGTGAGGCTATTACTCTGCAAGGTCATGTTTAAAAGCATAAATGACCGCCTGAGTACGGTCCTGTACCCCAAGCTTACCTAAAATGTTACTAACATGGACCTTGACTGTTTTTAAAGCGATAAACAGCTGCTCAGAAATTTCCTGGTTCGTTTTTCCTTCGGTCATGAGCAGCAGGATTTCCATTTCCCTGGATGTCAGCTGTTCATGAAGGTCTGTAGTCTGGGGCGTCCGCATTTTTGTCATAATCTTACCGGTAACCTCTGGCTCGAGAATTGACTGCCCGCCATATGTTGCCCGAATGGCATCAGCAATTTCACCTGCCTTAGACGTTTTCAACATATAACTCGTAGCTCCAGCCTCAAGAGCAGGATAAACTTTTTCATCATCAAGAAAACTCGTGACGATAATAATTTTAGCTTCCGGCCATTGATGAATAATTTGTTTCGTTGCTTCGATCCCGTCCATTTCTTCCATAACAAGATCCATCAAAATAATGTCCGGGCGTTGTGCTAAAGCCAGATCGACGGCCTCTTTTCCATCATTTGCTTCAGCGACTACCTCGATATCTGATTGCGCTGATAAATAAGCGGAAACACCGATACGGACCATTTCATGATCATCAGCGAATAATACAGTAATCAAGATGGCTCTCCCCCTTTTACAAAATGAGGTACTTTCACTTCAAGTCTTGTTCCTTGTTCGGATAAGCTGACAACCTTTAACGTACCACCGACTTCCAAGGCTCGCTCCTGCATATTTTGCAGCCCATAAGAGCTTGTTTTAGCCTCTTCTACATCAAATCCAATGCCATCATCCACTATTCTTAAGATAATATGATCATCTCTTTCAATCAGCATTACTGTCAGCGTATTGGCTTTAGCATGCCGCAGTGTGTTGGAGACAGCTTCTTGCAATATCCGAAATAGCTGGTCCTCGATTCCTTTTTCAAGCGACAACGGCTCAACGGTCCATTCAATGTTCATAGGCACTTTCTGTGTCAATTCATGTAAGAGCTCGTTACACCCTTCAGACAGTGATTTATCCTTGAGGGCGACTGGTCGCAAATGGAGAAGCAATGCCCTCATCTCAAGCTGTGACTGATGAATCATTTTCTCCACCATAGCCATCTGTCTGTCTCGAGGTTCAGTATCTGTTGACTTATTTTCATTGATCGCTGACATCATCATGGACGCCGCAAATAATTGCTGACTCACAGAATCATGAAGCTCACGCGCTAAACGGTTCCTTTCCTGATGGACAACTTCCTGGAGACTTTTCTCCCGCTCTTTAGCACGTTCAGAAGCTAATCGCTGCGCTGTTTCTGTCTGTTTCTTAAATCGGGCTTCTATTTGCTTCATTTTTTCCTCTATCTTCTGAAGATCGCCTCGATCCACATCATCGTACAAAACAGGATTTCCCTTGCCGATTTCATCAAGTTGATGCTCTACATATTGAAACTTCCTCTTTAAAGCATAGCCCTGGGTAATTCCAATGCCTAATCCGCCAGTGACTGACAACGCTAGTGCAAGAAGAATATAAGGTAAATCAAGCACTTCCCTCGCCCATAGATCTGACCAATCTTTTAGGGGGAAGGCCGAAAAGGTAAACAGCAAGATAACCAGTGCAAAGAGAACAAACGATAATAGGCCGGCCAGGACTTGCTTCTGCCATCCATTCATATCCGTTTCACCTCGATGTCTCCCGAAACGATCGAGGTAATAATTTTAACTCGAGGCTTGGTTGTAACGTACTCAGGTGTACGGTAGGATACCATCTGATTAAATAACTTCGTTTTACGATATTGAAAAATAGCAGCCCGTCCAAGGATTGCACTATGGTGTACCGCTACTTCAAATTCATAAGGTACATATATTTGCACATTACCAACTAAATGGCGGATCGAAATGACCGCCTCATCTTCAGGGAAAACGGCATGACTAAGATCAATAACACGATCACCAAACCCGCCATGGACATTGATATCCCGCCATTTATAAGACGTTCTGGCTGTCGTTTGATCACCGAATAACTTTTGCTTCACCAGCGGTTCAGTCCCCGCGTCAAAAGGAACATCATCCGCTTGTAAGTTTAAATGAATTCGCTCTGGTTCTTTTTTTGTTCGAAAGTAATGACGTATGAAAAGAACGATGACGACAATAATTAGAAAACGAACGGCTATCATGTTTAAAATCGTCAAGGTTAGGCTGATTAATCCAATCCAGAATAGGATTTTCCCCCATACTTTTCGATACTTTTTCCAACCGATATAGAGGAACAATCCTGAGAAAAGCACAGAAAAGATGAGACCGCCGTTAAAGAAGGTGATCTCAAGAAACAGGAGAATTACCCCTATGATTAAAATGGTGTTAATGGTACTCGTCGACATATGCTTAAACATAAAGGTAACCTCCTTCGTCCGAGGGACCGGCTTTTAATGCTACTTATAGCACCAAAAAGACGCAGTGTCCTGCGCCTTTCATGATACCATGATTCTTACTGTACCGTAACGTCCTCTGTATTCTTCATATCTTTTTCAAGCTGTGCAACTTTACTATCAAACGTATTACGGTAATAGGCACTATTTACTTTGTACTCTAAGTCTTCAATATAACGATCCATTTCGGAGAACCTGGCATACGGCTTGTCCGCTGTATCTTCCAAAACTTGATTCATACGGTGATGAGCGCGGGCGATGTTTTCACGACCCATCAGCTCCATCCGCTTCACATGCATGTCCTTTAACTTGTGCTTCATTTCTTCATATTTCTGTTCAAGTGTTTCGAGCTGCTTGACCGCTTCTTCATAAGAACCCTTCAACCGTTTGGATCGCTCTTCATAGGCTTCACGTTCCTTAACTGCGAATTCATACATCGTCTCTTCTCCAGCTTTTTGAGCTACTTCCGCCTGGTGCTTACGCTTGTCCACCATTTCTTCAGCCCTTTGCTGTTCACGTGAGAACTCGTCCTTTAATCGGTATTGGCGTTCAACCAGCTTGCGAACTTTTTCGGTTTCCTTTTCACTCTCGCGTAAGTATTGGTTCAACATCGCAATCGGATTCTTCTGTTCTTTCTGGTCCAAAGCATCATGCAAATCAGCCGTAATCGTATCCTTCAAACGTGTAAATAAATTAGCCATCGCTAGTCTCTCCTTTTTTCATAATATGATTATTTGTTTAACTCAGCCCATTGTCTTTCAAAGTTCGTAAACGGGTCTGAAGTACTGCTTGATTCTATGATTGAATCGTCCTTACGCTTTGTCATTTTCTTATAAATGACGTAAAGCACGTAGGCCGCAGCTAGTCCAATGACAGCAAAGATATTGGAGACAGCTATACTCAGAATCACTAATCCAAGCACAATCCAGGCAATTTTGCCAAAGGTTGAGTCAGACTTCATGAATTGCTTAAATACTACATATAGCAGCCAGACGCTGACTCCCAATAAGACCATTGGACCAAGGTTAGCCAGCAGAACGCCCAGCGCCACAAGCCCTGCAATAAACAGCAAAAACTTTTTCATCGGTATTTCCCTCCTCGCTTATTTCTTATCTTCATGATACGAGGAATGGATGTTTTCCGTAATGAGCCAGGGATATATTTTCAACTAGGACCAGGGGCGTATCTTTTTACATAAATTATATGATTTACGCTGAAAATACACTTGTAAGGTTACTTTTTTGTGAGGAGTGAATTGATCTATGGGCAAACGATCAAAGTCTAAACGGACTATTCAAAAAGGAAGAGATGCCGTTCAACCGGCCACAGGGGAAGAGAGAATCACCATATCAAAATCGGGTAAGGAATTAGGAGATAAAAAAGAGCAGGATTAATTTAAGAATGAAAAAGCCTGAAATCCAGCGAGGATTTCAGGCTTTTATGATTATTCAATTATACGAAGTTCCTTTGGAGTTTTCGTTAATGTTTCATAACCATTCTCTGTAACGAGGACATCATCTTCTAAGCGTACTCCTCCGATTGCCGGATCATAGATCCCAGGTTCAATCGTATAAGTCATTCCTTCTTTTAATACCCCGTCATTCAAATGACTCATGGAAGGAAATTCGTGAACATTGATGCCTAGACCATGTCCAATCCGATGTGGGAAAAGTTCACCATATCCAGCCTCTGTAATCAGGTCTCTTGCAGTTTGGTCAAGGTCCCCGATCCGGGTGCCAGGTTTACTGATTGAAAGAGAGGCTTCAAGTGCTTCTTTCACTTTTCCATAAATAGCTTTCTGTTCATCTGAAGCAGACTTATATGCAAAGGTACGAGTAATATCAGATGTGTACCCTTTCCAGACAACGCCTAAGTCAAATAGGACGAAATCTCCTGCTTTTAGCTTGCGGTCACCAGGGTTTCCGTGAGGCTGGCCAGACTTCTCACCGAATAATACCATGGTGGAGAAGGACATTTCAGCAACACCTTTTTTCTTGAGTTCATACTCAATTGTTGCAAGAACTTCCATTTCAGTAATGCCTTCCTCAAGAGCTTCTGTCCCAACTTTGACCCCGTAGTCAGCAAGTTCTGCTGCTTCACGCATAATGCTGATTTCGTTTTCATCTTTTACTAAACGCATCTCGTTAAGCTGGCCTTCCACGTCAACAACGGTCACATCGTCAAACAGAGACAGCAGCGATTCACTGCGTCCATACGAGAGCACTTGTTTCTCAAATCCAACGGTGTTCACCTGAGAAATTCCATTCTGCTTCATTTTATCTGCCATCATCATCCAAGGGTCCTCATGATCTGCATAGCCAATTACTTCGTGAGTCCAGCCAGCATCGCGAATTTGACCCGCTTCCATGCCAGGAAGTACAACGATCGGATCTGCTTCTGCGAAAACGAGCAGTCCCAACAAACGCTCATGCGGATCTGTATGAAAACCTGTTAGATAGAAGACGTTCTCTGTAGAATTTAAAAACGCAACATCAATATGATTCTCTTTTAAGTAATTTGAAAAACTAGTCAATCTATGTTCCATAAGATCATCCCTTCTCTATTACATTACCCTCTCCATCATATCTCAAAAAACCATTCACTCCAAATATGACAGAAATGCCATAACACCAATTATTCCCACCTCAGGTCATCCAGAATATGGATGACCTGAGGTGGGAGTTTATTCCATAAAAAAAACGAGCACTATTCCGTGCTCGCTGCTTTTTATTCACCTAGCTGGTTTAGGTTTTGTTGGATTTGCTGAATATCCCTTATGGCTTGAAACAGAGCTGAATTCTCCACCGCCTCGATATTGATCACTTGTTCTTGAGCGGCCTGAATCATCTCCTCTACGCCTGATTCGAGTTGCTCTGTGTACTCCATGAGGTCATTGTGAATACTCTCCGCGAGTTCTGGAGGATTCAGTGCCTGTACTTCTTCTATTTCAGTTTGAAACTCTTGAAGACGTTGTTCTACATCAGAGAAAGCAGTAACATCATTTTGAGCCTGCTCGATTAACTGGGGCAAGTCGTTAGAAAACTCCTCCGCATCAGCAATAAATTGCGTCACATCTTCCGTATATTGCAATCCATTCGTTGCATCCTCAATCAAGCTGCAGCCACTCAATGCGACTAATAACAATGGAAGTATAAACAGTTTTTTCATTCGATCTCCTCCTCTTCCATGATTACCTACCATACGAATAGAAAAGAGAAAGGTTCCAATAAAATTAATCTTAAGTCAAAAATCACTACTGTTTTTGAACCTTTTGCAACAACTCGTCCGTTCTCATTTCATTTAAAAGGTACCTTCGATATAATAGCAGAGGATTCTAATTGTAAAATGGAGGGATTTCCATGGACCGTACTCGATTTTTCATACGAGTTTCAGCCATTTACGCTTTGATCGGCGCTTTCATGGGCTCACACATGGCTGGTGGGGGCGGCTATCAACTTACTGCAGTCCACGCACACATTCTCGTTGTCGGATGGTTGTCTTTGTTTGCTTTTGGTATGTATTATAAAATGTTTTCCATCCCGAAGAACTCTAAATTATCCAAAGTACATGTGTGGACTTCTTTCTTCGGAGTACTTGGTCTCACTACAGGCATGTGGTTATACTTCACGAAGCCTTTTGGAGGCGGAATGGAAACATTCAACACCGTATTCTTTATTGTAGGCGGGACGATTTTATTAATTGCATTTGTTGTTTTCGCTATCATGGCATTTGTACATGGTAAATTCATTTCTGAAGACTAGAAAAATCCAAGGCAGACCTTTTTTAAGGATACTGCCCTGGATTTTTTAGATTACGGTTCCAGACGCATCAGCCGATCATCTTCTTCATCTGGATTTCCTCGGCCATCCGTATTATTTGTTATAAAATAGAGCGATTCTCCGATCTGCTCAACATCTCGGACCCTTCCATATCCATCCACAGTCACGGCAGGGTTTTCTCCATTAAGAGAAAGCGTACGCAAAGCCGTCCCTCTTAATGTTGCGATATATAATTTTTCATTAAACACCACAATCCCTGAAGGTGCCCATGTGTTCTGACCTGTTTGGTATAGAGGTGGCTGCATCCCTTCAACCTCTTCATCTCCAACGCTCCGGGGCCAACCATAGTTATCTCCGGGATTGATCACATTTACTTCATCATGGTTGTCGGGTCCATGTTCTGAGGCATATAACTGTCCGCTCTTATCCCATACCAGCCCCTGCGGATTTCGATGCCCATAACTATAAACATAGGAACCTTCGAAGGGGTTATCTTCCGGAACTGATCCATCCAAGTTTATACGCAATATTTTACCGGCTAAGCTGCCTCTGTCCTGAGCAAGCTCACCGTTCAAGGAATCTCCCGTTGTAACATAAAGTTTTTGATCCGGCCCTATTTCGATCCGGCCTCCATTATGAAAATTAGCCCCTGGTATATCTTCTAAAATGACATCCGTTTCCAACCATTGATCATTCTTATATGTAAGTACAATGATCCGATTTTTAATTTGACCGTTTTCTTCATAGGTATGATAAGCAAATGCTTGACGGTTCTCACCGAAATCAGGATCAAGCGTAAAGCCAAGCAATCCCCCT encodes the following:
- a CDS encoding DUF4166 domain-containing protein, which translates into the protein MKSIYHQALGEKFDQLHPELQKKFGLTSDQKLMVLGQGRMTEIRGTPLFLRPFLNIGSKDHLIFAERGKEVPFTMENYAYVDERGRESISYIRRFFFPYAIRGFDAVMSYDNEKQSLVDDLGKSGCLSTKMELDVTSEGGLLMHSREMSVAGKFSFNGPRTSLYEHYDEKQRAFQVHVHVDHPLLGTLLMYEGIVHTEFLPITVNHIPDRGILT
- a CDS encoding RQC-minor-2 family DNA-binding protein, translating into MGLPESMTYKNDRYPYIILTPIGNMNKQIRSIGHKFERGLLSRINEVIADQVKYRDLPLDRLQRYLSVEGNTVLPVSFIKDDTLNPYLIRPELFLWTELSRKAGLPFDKRFLYDTDVTQLSSEKLEQHLIQVLNDHLFVAEIAEYSRNYWLEKIAASFDKHPLVQLTQSKRDVIEAVEQMNQSALLSQLKYPEDVARWRDRVTIVMRPFRTFPKQWFTGRMEMCSHDKQLQFYSIERTVGCRCDYCDYTVYYHLDSDQVSLQEEYHVERAHKRIETIERQFNEIALQNKGLTRQIQELINMKGKLRPVQHTLDAALSVARQIERYQEDSAVVDAYPLLEMHHKLSSSALPQRGSESLLLWLSRVELSDVSLFKRLFAWRSHIDDQVNAKAVALLHQLQVQLDEAEYTEEDVIITIKGRELNYSDVQQVLDLVHYYGTEHPAHTLVQVLAGKSTNKLRRLKLHETRWFGLLNKWPPKHIQRLFSQLEKQGWLMKQRKGYSISDFAEEVM
- the rpiA gene encoding ribose 5-phosphate isomerase A, translated to MTWNNSLANILNWSGEISNQSDKMQVAERVGDFVKDGDVIGVGSGSTAFLALQAIAERVKKERMNVRAIPTSKEAALNCTVLGIPVTTLTAARPDWGFDGADEVDGMKRLIKGRGGALFAEKLVMASAQKTFILVDESKFVSELGAAFAVPIEVDPRAIHLVETKLYDALSPESVNLRMAVSKDGPVITEAGNVLLDVKFEEITSTMEQEISALPGVIESGLFLDYPVEILST
- a CDS encoding response regulator transcription factor, with translation MITVLFADDHEMVRIGVSAYLSAQSDIEVVAEANDGKEAVDLALAQRPDIILMDLVMEEMDGIEATKQIIHQWPEAKIIIVTSFLDDEKVYPALEAGATSYMLKTSKAGEIADAIRATYGGQSILEPEVTGKIMTKMRTPQTTDLHEQLTSREMEILLLMTEGKTNQEISEQLFIALKTVKVHVSNILGKLGVQDRTQAVIYAFKHDLAE
- a CDS encoding sensor histidine kinase is translated as MNGWQKQVLAGLLSFVLFALVILLFTFSAFPLKDWSDLWAREVLDLPYILLALALSVTGGLGIGITQGYALKRKFQYVEHQLDEIGKGNPVLYDDVDRGDLQKIEEKMKQIEARFKKQTETAQRLASERAKEREKSLQEVVHQERNRLARELHDSVSQQLFAASMMMSAINENKSTDTEPRDRQMAMVEKMIHQSQLEMRALLLHLRPVALKDKSLSEGCNELLHELTQKVPMNIEWTVEPLSLEKGIEDQLFRILQEAVSNTLRHAKANTLTVMLIERDDHIILRIVDDGIGFDVEEAKTSSYGLQNMQERALEVGGTLKVVSLSEQGTRLEVKVPHFVKGGEPS
- the liaF gene encoding cell wall-active antibiotics response protein LiaF codes for the protein MFKHMSTSTINTILIIGVILLFLEITFFNGGLIFSVLFSGLFLYIGWKKYRKVWGKILFWIGLISLTLTILNMIAVRFLIIVVIVLFIRHYFRTKKEPERIHLNLQADDVPFDAGTEPLVKQKLFGDQTTARTSYKWRDINVHGGFGDRVIDLSHAVFPEDEAVISIRHLVGNVQIYVPYEFEVAVHHSAILGRAAIFQYRKTKLFNQMVSYRTPEYVTTKPRVKIITSIVSGDIEVKRI
- a CDS encoding PspA/IM30 family protein, producing the protein MANLFTRLKDTITADLHDALDQKEQKNPIAMLNQYLRESEKETEKVRKLVERQYRLKDEFSREQQRAEEMVDKRKHQAEVAQKAGEETMYEFAVKEREAYEERSKRLKGSYEEAVKQLETLEQKYEEMKHKLKDMHVKRMELMGRENIARAHHRMNQVLEDTADKPYARFSEMDRYIEDLEYKVNSAYYRNTFDSKVAQLEKDMKNTEDVTVQ
- a CDS encoding flagellar basal body rod protein is translated as MKKFLLFIAGLVALGVLLANLGPMVLLGVSVWLLYVVFKQFMKSDSTFGKIAWIVLGLVILSIAVSNIFAVIGLAAAYVLYVIYKKMTKRKDDSIIESSSTSDPFTNFERQWAELNK
- a CDS encoding competence protein: MGKRSKSKRTIQKGRDAVQPATGEERITISKSGKELGDKKEQD
- a CDS encoding M24 family metallopeptidase, with protein sequence MEHRLTSFSNYLKENHIDVAFLNSTENVFYLTGFHTDPHERLLGLLVFAEADPIVVLPGMEAGQIRDAGWTHEVIGYADHEDPWMMMADKMKQNGISQVNTVGFEKQVLSYGRSESLLSLFDDVTVVDVEGQLNEMRLVKDENEISIMREAAELADYGVKVGTEALEEGITEMEVLATIEYELKKKGVAEMSFSTMVLFGEKSGQPHGNPGDRKLKAGDFVLFDLGVVWKGYTSDITRTFAYKSASDEQKAIYGKVKEALEASLSISKPGTRIGDLDQTARDLITEAGYGELFPHRIGHGLGINVHEFPSMSHLNDGVLKEGMTYTIEPGIYDPAIGGVRLEDDVLVTENGYETLTKTPKELRIIE
- a CDS encoding DUF6376 family protein, whose translation is MKKLFILPLLLVALSGCSLIEDATNGLQYTEDVTQFIADAEEFSNDLPQLIEQAQNDVTAFSDVEQRLQEFQTEIEEVQALNPPELAESIHNDLMEYTEQLESGVEEMIQAAQEQVINIEAVENSALFQAIRDIQQIQQNLNQLGE
- a CDS encoding PQQ-dependent sugar dehydrogenase, which gives rise to MRILLSCLLILLFIIGCQPEDEQSEQVEKQTGGTVGIEEVVTDLQSPWDIEAHQDTIFITEREGRIVSWTEEQGLKRMKVETKEDIAQIGEGGLLGFTLDPDFGENRQAFAYHTYEENGQIKNRIIVLTYKNDQWLETDVILEDIPGANFHNGGRIEIGPDQKLYVTTGDSLNGELAQDRGSLAGKILRINLDGSVPEDNPFEGSYVYSYGHRNPQGLVWDKSGQLYASEHGPDNHDEVNVINPGDNYGWPRSVGDEEVEGMQPPLYQTGQNTWAPSGIVVFNEKLYIATLRGTALRTLSLNGENPAVTVDGYGRVRDVEQIGESLYFITNNTDGRGNPDEEDDRLMRLEP